The genomic stretch TCTGCCATTCTGCTCTGGGTTAGTTCCAGGGGCTATCCATGGACATTTGTGTTACGCAAACAAATCAGGTTACAcgacaaaatgaatttccttacCATGAAAATGAATATTTCATGCCTGACTTGAATTGCCAAGAgaatcaacatcaagggtacaaCATACGGGCACTGAGGCCACTAAAAGAATATTTCGTCACTCTTTCTTGTGCTAACTACTAATTGCAAGGTGGTACAACAAAATACAACGGTAGGACTGTTCATAAGGCGATATTATCTCGTTATCCAAGGTTTCGTCAACATCATCCCAGTCCCGGGGATGACAAGCAACACACCGAGCCAGGCCTCCAAGCAGCAGTCTACCTCCGCAGGCCCTCCACAACGTAAGTAGCGTACAGATCCCTGTCAAAAAGCACCAAAAATGTCAGTGTAAGCTTGGCACACCAGTAGAGGATACAAACCATGTATAACACAACCATGGTGAGGATTCAAAAAATGCTCACATGGAATGCTGAATGGCTTCGTAAGCAGCGGTGGCGGGCAGAAAGTCGTTCACAGCGACCTCCTTGTTCTCATTCTTCTTGTCTGGATGTCTCAGTTAAAGAAACTCTTCGATCTAAGAGGAGGCATACACTACCAAACTTGCATTGCCTTGACCCTAAATTGGTTTAATAAGATCCATGTTTCAGCCATCAACTATAAATGAGCTTCAAATGCACATAACCATGTACTAGTAGACCATCAAATTTTTATGTGCTGGATTGAAATGCAGGCTCACACTTCGGGGACTTTTTGCAAGTAAAACCAAAGTAAGCAAACATTTTTTTGTGTGGAATGCTCGAAATACAAGTGAATGAACAAGGATACAGTCCTCAAAAAAGCGTCGGATCTCAGCCAAGCGATGAGGTGGGAGCTCCTTGATATCATTGAAGTGCTTGTATTCAGGGTCATCAGCACACACTGCAATGATCTTATCATCTGCTTCTCCCTGTTCAGATAATGTACTTGAATCAGGATCTATCCTTTCTTTGGCTGCAGGCCTGAGAGATGAAAGCAAACTATAAATCAAACCTGGTCAATCATAGGCATGAGGCCGATGGCCTTTGCACGGAGGAAACAGCCTGGCACAACTGGCTCCTGTATCAGCGAAGATAAAACATATTAAACACTGTACTGAACAAGAGTACAAGTGATGAATGGAAAGATTTGTGAATGCACACTGTAATTATTATACAACCAACTAAAAGATTGAACAGTATAAAGCACGACCTTCTGTTCATAAAGGGCAAGGTATTAAAGACATACCTGCATTATAACTAGCACATCCATCGGATCACTGTCATCGCACAATGTGCGGGGAATGAAACCATAGTTATGAGGGTACACAACTGACGAATAAAGCACACGGTCCACCTGCACACATGCACATAACCAACGGAAACCATAAGAACATTGGAGAAGAGAGATTCAACATAAGAGAAAGAAACGAATAGCGATGATTTACCATTATCAGCCCAGTTTTCTTGTCAAGTTCATATTTAACCTTGCTGCCCCTAGGTATCTCAATGACCTGAAAAACAAAATAGCATCCACTTTTAGTCCGTGGTCCAGAACACCTGAGCATGTGTTGGATAACTGACAAACAAAATTTAAAAGCTCAAAATGACAGAGGTGGTTTAAATGACCATATATTTCGTATGATGTGGAGTCGTTGTTTTTCAACTAAGAAAGAGCTATGCTATTGACATGAACTTATAGCATACATATAGAACAAACTTAGACGGGAGAAAAATCAGTGAGAATATATCATGGTGGACTTACGCAGTTGAATATAGTTGGTGCATCAGGCCCTGCACGAAAACGAAACAGTCCGATTTATAAGTTTTGAAAAGAGGGAAACAAGGAAATTGATTTCTTGTAAACATGAGCAGTGAAATACCTATCTCAAGATCATGCCAAGAATGCGCTGAACCAGGTCTCCTGGTCATGGATGACAGCGTTTTTTCATTGAGAACAGGAGCCTTAACAGGTGCGCTCGCCACCTTAACCTTGTCCACTGCTTCAATAGCAGGAGCCATCACGAACACCTGGCAATGATTGCAACTTTTGTTCTTTTAGAAAGATATATTTAGAAGTTGCAGTTAAACCCATCCCGGCAGAAGTAAGTTAATGCCATGGCAGAAGATGGAAGAATGTGAACTTGAAAAGGATTGGTTTTCCATGTATCTTTTAGTAAGTTAATAATGTCAAATAATACCAAATTGGCAAACTATGTGGACAGCGACAGCTAAACAATGGATTTGACTCCCCCCAAAAAGCAGGAACTCAACAGGGAAGGTTGGGTTTTCATTGTCTCCCTGTATGATAGATCTTAGTGCCCTTTTCAGTTGTTGTACAACAGAAATCATAGACAAATTGTCAATAATGACTAATCGTACGGACAACTTACATGTTGTTGTTCTGATCGAGTGGTCAGCAATCAAATCAACACGCTTATGTACATATAAAATAACTAGTACTAATCCACACCGCTCAGTTTACAAGTAGGGATAAAAAAAGGTTTATTTGCAGGACAAGAATTTCGTATTAACCACCAGATTAGTTAGTGGGTATGAAAAGTTAGCAATGATTGACAAGCACTCTAGATGATCAAATGGGATTTAACACGTTTTTTTTGTTGCAATTAGGATATTTTTATCTTTGCCATTACTCAAAACTCGGTGCCAAATGTTTTGATTAGCAGAAGAATGAGCTCACTTTTGTTTCTGTACGAACCATCAGTAAGCTAGGCTGTTGACTTATTCTTTAGAAACCAACCATTAATAAGTAAGACTGAAGGCGTTTACTTTTCTTGTTGTTGTATAAGCAGTTTCTAGGAGTAACAGATAGTAGGTAGCAAATTTATATAGAAATCAGTATCAAGTAAGTAGTAAAAGACTTGGTGTAACACAGGCGTGGAACCGGAAGTCTGTGGCGCACAAGACTCCGAACTCTGAACGCGCGTGACGCGGACTGTATAACGATGGAAGCAGCAACGGCTGTAGCATTTGCCTAGAATCGAATGcttaacacacacacacacacgtatAGCCCCAAAACGCGCGCATTTCAGTTGGGCCAACCAGATTCAATCGCAAGCCGCTGGCCGAAATGCGGGCACGGCAATGATAGCATaggcgcgcgggcggcggcgctgaAGCAGGTGCCGAAACCAGAGGAAATAAACTTGCAGGCAGGCAGACAGGCAGCAGCAGTTTGGCCTGCAGAGTAGGAACGGGTGCGGTATATATGGAACCGCAATGCTGGATCTGCTGCTGCATCTCCTATCGGCAGGCAGCCATTGCGGGCAGTAGCAAGCGGGCAGCTTGCGCGGCTGCTCGTCCCCGGAGACGGAACATCGGCGAGGGGATAAGAAGGAGGAGAAACGAACCTGGGATGGATCTGGAGACTGGAGGAAACCCTAGCTTCCGTCTGATGGAGAGTGGCTGAGGAAGGAGATGGAGGTGTTTGCGTGCGTATCGTACTTCCGCTTCTTCTCTCCTCTCTCTGCTACTGCTGCTGACTCTGGCTTTGCTGCTTGCACTGGTGCGCTTCTTTTGACGCCATTTAAAGCCGCGCGCGCGCCCTCAGAGAAAGACGGCCGTGTTTCGCGGCAGAAACCCGGACGTTTGGCAGTAATCGCGAACGGCCCCTCGCCTGGTCTACCGGCTAGTATGGTGTCGCCAATCTCTCGGTTTCCAGGGGCGTTTCCGCGATTCGGCACGGCATCCCGGAACGTGAAATGCGGATATGTCTCCGGGCCGATCGCGTCCGTTGGCTGGCGGATCGGACGGCGAGGGAGCGTGTCGGTCGGGGTCGCAGCGTCGCGGCAGATGATTCCCTCTATCGAACCTGGGCGTGGAAGCAACGTCCCAGCTCGCGCGCTGGACGGGATCGTATTTTAGcttatctttttctttttttttggtgAAAAAAGCTGAACGTTGGCGCGTCGGTCGGTGTCGGTGCGCTGCGGTCAGGCGAGCCGGTGCGCGGTCCCGCTCGTCAGTCGGTTGCGACGTCGCGCCGCGCAGGCTTCGGATTCGTGTGGTGCGCTTTACGGCTCCATCCACTGCAGGTGCACAACATGTACACATGCGTCGGTGCGCGCCGCCCGTTGCGTGGCCACCAAACCGGTGAGGCTTCCCGCCTCGTGCTTGCGAATCGCGTGACCGACACGTTCCGATGATCCAGGCCGATCGACCCAGTCCAGTCGCTGCTTTCAGAGCACAACGTAGTAGTATACTACCTACCAGCGCGTAGGCGGACACGTACGTGCCAGCagcctcttttttttcttcttacaTATACGTGCCACCAGCTGGAAATTAAGCAGCCACGGGCTGGTGGTAACTGCCACGTACGTACCGACGGGCCTACACCGTATATATAACGAGCAAAAAAAATAAACCAGCCAACGTACCGCACAGGCTCCCGTGAGACAGGCCTCCCACTCCACCGCACCCTCacactccaccaatccatttcataGTCTTCAACAGCACTACAAATAAACGTAAAACTGATTAAAATGATAGAAAAGGCCACGTGCCACCTAACGAAAGCCACAAGCACTCGAATGAGCCCCAAGTTCACCAACGTCCTCGGCAATTTCCCATCGGGGCCAGCCAAAGCTTATTGTACTAAACCTTGTCGTAACAGACATACGGAAATTCAACTGACAAATGGTGTGATAAATAAAActtgaaaaaattcaaaattttaggAACAGAGCATTGTTTTGGTTGCCGGCAATCGACGGATATGTTTTATTTGCCGAGTGTACAACAAATGATACTTAGGCAAACGTTTGGCGGGGTAAGTAAAAAAGGGCGTGGGGGTAGATTTTTGGAAACAAAGTGCGGAGAAGGACCCAACCACAATTTGCATATTCGGAGAATGAATGCCTTTCATTTTTCTTAGTTTTGAGACCTTTTTTTGTTTGGTAAACTGCTCTGACCCGAAAAGTGTTTTTCACAAATGAGCACGAGTGATCCTGATTTTTAAAAACCCATATTTTTGGTTCCAAAAAAATTTaattaaatacccacatacatataaacatttcaAAGGTACAGTAGGAATTTTAGAGAaatatatgttgtattttgagctatacaaaaaagattAATTTCTAACAAATATCAACCCCTAGAGCGTAGCcacattttttcctttttctgtagcTTAAAATACAATGCAGTTTCTACGTAAAATTCACGCGAGTATTTAGGatatgtgtatgtattcatgaaATAAATGTGACGATTTTTTAAAACACATATGcataatttttaaatattttaaaaactgaaAGCACTCGTGCTCATGTGCAGTTTCTTTGTAAACTGTATTCCCACCACTCTATCTACttgctccgattcatattacttatcaCTAACTAATGTATGTAGATATATattttagttttagatacatTAATATGAATGGGCGGGAATAGTAGTATAATGCGGTTTCTAGATATTTAGGGTCCTTGGCTTGGTAAAAAAAGGTCCGCGGTAAAATTGTGAAGAAATACAGGACGTTGGCGCGCGGAGGACTGTGTGTCGGTGTCCGGTCCCGCTCGTCAGTCGGTTGCGACGTCCAGCGGGCGAGACGTGGTGCGCTTTTTACGCCTGCAGTGCAGCGCAGTCCATGCTCGAGCGAGACACATGGACGGATGCGTCGGTGCGCGCCAAAACCGGTGAGGTTTCCTCGTGCTTGCGAATCGCGTGGCCAAGACGTCCCAGTGATCCCCGTCGATCGATCGATCCGGTCCAGTCGGTGCGTATACCTACCATCGCGTACATATACTTGCCAGTGTGCCATCAGCTCGAAAGTCGAAACCAACCACGGACGGGCTTCCGCAAACTGCCACGTACCGACGTGCGTACACGGTATAATACCGCGTATagtcaaaaagaacatgagagatTAAACCATGAAGGCCCCTTCGCCTTAATTGTTCAGGCTGTAATTCTAAAtccaaattggaagctacatccctTATTTTAGCTCTAGCTTTGCTTATTTTTATCAAGAAAATTCCACCGATATTTTAATAACCATCAACAGCAGTACAAAAAACCTATAAAGCAATAAAAAAATACGACTCATTTCTGGATGATACATAGACACACTCTAATTCTCCGACACGCGACAAAGGCGACGAGAATAAAACGAATAACTTGTTTCTTGGCAAAAAAAAATGGAGCTAGAGAGTTGTCTTATGAATATTGAGTTATCAAGAGGAAAGACCAGCAACTCTTGGGGAGGATGTTGCACATACAAGTGACTCAAAATTTTCTTTGCATAAACCAGTAACTCTATGAGTAGTATGTTGCAAAACGCTTTAATGACCACTTAACAGTGTATTAGACAGTTGTAGAGTCCACTTTATGGCTGACCTCATAGCCACCATGTTATTTGTAATGCCGCAAAAACTGGCCGGGGAAAACACAAGTCTACGTATTCATGACTCCCGAACTCTCATGCTTAGTCaaaatataaaataattttatggtTTCAAAGTTGTAAAAAATATATTCTTGATGTACCCAACAATGTATCCTACAAATCTAAAATAGTAATTTAAAATACTTTGTAATTTGAGCTACATGAAAATATTGCTCCATTTTGGTGTACCCAATAATGCATCCTACAAACATCTAAAATCTTAATTTAAAATACTACGTTATTTTTTGATGTCATATTGCTCCATTTTTGGTAGGTGGTGGCGTAGTGCTAGAGGAGGGCACTGATGCGGATGGTGGGCGAGGCGGCCTATATGTCGGGTTTTTGCCGCGATAGTTTGAACTCGGGCGCCATCCGGAGGGAGGTTGcaccggaggtggtggaggcacTAGAGGGGGTGGTGGACGTGGAGCAGCGACGAAGGCGTGAGGACGCGACTCCTTGGAGGCGATGGTGCGGCCAGCCCACTGCAACATGGAGCGGACCTCATCGAAGGAGGGAGGTGGCCGCATCATGAGGATGAAGTGTTCGCTGAGCCCGACGAGGAGGACCTTGATGAGTTGTCGGTCGTTGATAGGGTTCCCAAGCTCGCGAAGCTCATCGGCAATGGTCTGCAACCATTGGCAGTAGACGCCGACCTGAGAGGCTGAGAGTCACCCTGGATGGTGTTGCGGAGCTCCGTGTGAAGGGTGTTGACTTGGGCGTCGACATTGTCTTGTTGGAAAAGTTGGCGAAGGGCCGCCCAGAGTGCGGCGGCGTTGGTAACGTGGCGGAAGACAAGGTTGAATATCTCCGTGGACACCCATTGGGGAACGGAGGTGACGGCGACATGATCCAGGAGATTGCAGCAGTCGGATGAACTTCGAAGAGATGGTGCCAATGGTAGTAGTTGTGCTTTGGAAGATCTATAGTAATTGGGATTAGGGGTTGACATCGGAGATAGTATGTGCATAGTGTATGGTGGTAGAGATAGTTGgggctagagagagagagagagagagagagagcagaggATGAAGGTGCCGCGGCGGAGCTagcgggattggtggcggcgacgGCAGCGCGCCACTCGAAGAAGCCGCCTGACGGCAATGGTGGTGGGGTGGACGGTGGAGCCATGCCCTAAGATTGGAACTAATCTTATACCATGTAGAATTATAATGAAAATCAACtgtattatttgtggagattacaAGAAGTACATACAGACCTAAGCCCACCGACTTAGCCTAAAACTCTAACCGCCATCTTTGTCACGCCCCGAGACCGGGCCTAGACgagacagccgccgcgcgcctataAACCGAGAGGCTTATACTCGCGCAAGGCTAAAATTGCAGGCTTAAAACCAGCACAGTGGATCTCGAGAAGCTCAACTATTCAATATTTTACAACTTTGTTTACAATTACAAAGAAGTTATAACTAGATTCTCTACATCGCTTCCCACCCGCTGGTCCAGCCTAAACTTCGATCGTCGAGGTCTTCCACTATAACAACATCTGTGTCTAAAAAAACATAGGGGAGCTGAGTGAGTACGACAAATCATACTCAACAAACCGATTATACACAATCATATAAATTATAAAATATAAATACTTTTGAAAAACATAACATGTTGTTAATGTATTAAGCATATTAAAAATGCATGgtgccacacatgaaagtaagtttcccaacccgggaatcacaggggtgaaattcacacttttacactctgcagaggggtactccgacatcgacagcCTCAACTAGCACCACATAGGCGCTAGAGGAGCAGAGCCCTTTAGCCCACTAGAACCCGGACGCCTGAACCTACTGATGTCgatcgctcctacggatccatcatcGGCACGTTCCACAACAGGGCCGTCTCCAGAGGAGAACTCAGTCAGTCTcatacctgaactgtgaccggtacaatatgtttaccttCGTAGCACCAAGTTTTCACTTATAAAACAATGTATTTGTCAGTTGACCACTTTCTATCGATACTCGCGCTAATGCCCGATTCGTACCGGTGGCTCCAGCGGATCCATCACCGTGTTCCGACACCGGCGGATTAGCCCACGAATATCTTATATCTCATATCAAATACTAAATCATGTATTTTAGCAGCAAAATCTACTTTATAAAATATATAAGAGGGTATAAAACAGCTTGCCTCAATTAGCAGTAGCTATGAAATAATATCCCCTTGATCAATCTACTCGATGGCATACGTCTATGAATGCACCAATAGAAAATAATCTCCACATACACATCCCTCTCCTACGGTACAGAGCGACGCTTCTCCAGAGCTACCCCCTCCGAAACATGAACAGAACGGCCCTCTCTCTTTCACTCAATGTCACTGGCTCTCACTAATCTAACTGATGTATGGCGAGAGCGAAGTGCACTGCACCGGCAGCAGCTATTTATAAGGCAAGGCAGTGCGTGCTGGGTAAATATCTCGCCGCCTGCCGCTTAGGCGCTGCTAGTCGCTGCACTAAAGAAAGCAAATGAGCTACTCCCATTggctcacttcctcacacgtgtcAAAGGGTCACCGGTTGGCTTCCATGCACAAATCCACGCAATGGTCGGCCGCTGCCAGCATGTCCCAACTTGCTCCAGATACAAACCACGCTGGCTCCAACTTCATAAATAAATATATGTGCAAGTCTTACTTCTACTTTGCTCATGCATGGCCGACATGCATGTGTGAGAGGCAAAACTTCACCCATAGTCTCTCTGATGCTTACTACTGATTGCTTGAAGGATACACTAGCTATATACTACTACCAGACAGCTCCAATCGCTACATACATGTATTACTAGCTAGTGGACAAAACACAAATAATTCAGGTTCTAATTTAATTCTTTCAGGAACATTTTAGCCTTCAATTTTAAACACTAGATATTAACAAACAAGATAATTAGCAGCAATTATAATTAAACTTAAATTAattaattacttaaaattggggtTATCACAATCTTCTTATATTACAAGCATAAATATAATCTAACACCTTGTAATCGTTACAGATATAGCCGTGAAAAAAATATGTAAGAAAATTAAATATGTTGTGGCGCACAACTAACAACGTCCACTCTGGTCCGCTGCCATCTACAGGCAACGTGGCTATCAAGTGTTTTTTAATTGTGTAGCCTGATCATTAGAGCTCTTTGCAAGGAAATACTATAGTCACTGGTTTGTGCAACGAAAACTTTGAGTAGCTGGTTTGTGCAAAATCCTCCCCAAGATTTGCTGGTCCGTGCAATTTCCTCAGTTATCAACAaagcagttggtaaaaaaatatcatcaaagttTATGTCACACAACATACAAAGACAATTGTAGAAATTACAGAATCCGGTCAACTCAAGCTTCAACATCTTCTTACAAGGGgccaaaagatttaaatgagagttgAGGCGAGAAATTTGAAGTATTTTGTATGTGTATGGGGAATAATGTTAAAAATATATTAGTATTGTGAAATTTTTATTTGAGGTCTGTGTGTGTGCGcgtgtggtggtggtgctggggggggggggggggggtgcctcCCTGTCCCCAACTAAGCTACATTGTTGAAGGGAGACACAACACACACCATAATAGTGTGGGATGCAGATTTGGACACACCGTCACCGTGCTCATTCCCCCTCTCAAGCTCCCTCCCACACTCCCttgccaaaacaaaaaaaaccctgCCTGTTCGCAGTTGTACACATTCTCTttcgccggcgcaccaccctttTCCGTGTTCCAGCCTTGCTGTCAATTTGAAAGAGCCTCTTGTGCCATGGATTCTATGACTCAACATCCTCGAGAAGTTTCTAAACTTAGAGTACAAACCTGCGATTTTGAagcaccttgatacgtccaatttgcatcactattttgtatcataatttgctgttattcattgatatatttcatattgggacataatacttatgttatttcatctattttgcatgtttcatcattattggaggatcaagcaccggagccaggattctgctggaaaaagcaccgtcagaacgcaatatttcggaagatcaactgtggaaggaaatttcacgtaaattcctattttccagatgacggagggagccagaaggggaagaagaggggagccactgtgggcccagaccacaggccggcgcggcccatggcctggccgcgccaccctgtggtgtgggggccccacaacccctttcgcctccttttcttcgcgtactccttcgtcccgaaaacctaagccacagagaggacctcacgaagggtt from Lolium rigidum isolate FL_2022 chromosome 4, APGP_CSIRO_Lrig_0.1, whole genome shotgun sequence encodes the following:
- the LOC124708158 gene encoding soluble inorganic pyrophosphatase 4-like; translation: MAPAIEAVDKVKVASAPVKAPVLNEKTLSSMTRRPGSAHSWHDLEIGPDAPTIFNCVIEIPRGSKVKYELDKKTGLIMVDRVLYSSVVYPHNYGFIPRTLCDDSDPMDVLVIMQEPVVPGCFLRAKAIGLMPMIDQGEADDKIIAVCADDPEYKHFNDIKELPPHRLAEIRRFFEDYKKNENKEVAVNDFLPATAAYEAIQHSMDLYATYVVEGLRR